One Cryomorphaceae bacterium 1068 DNA window includes the following coding sequences:
- a CDS encoding DUF92 domain-containing protein: MDFLLAGLVLLFVLVAEVFRRTGIVHPVFARKILHIGAISVSAFSVYFLEIEQLLLIIGLAIPLLAAAVFLGFFRDDETGRRSYGILYFAISFFALTYFFGADQPHLVYFPLMVLAWSDGLATVVGYGFGKRKLDFSPEGKTLEGALTFAVVTFVVLVFGSRLLPEFIPSIEWKQAFFMAVFLAILESLSLRSFDNLWVPAACAYWILILPVGDSIYYSLVIPVLAFFAFRRKWLTCGGAFAAAILGWVFVVNSQPKIIVFPAAFFLIGSLLSKLPGYKDEGSVRDADQVFANGLIPAVCFMVYFIWADSVFLIAGVSGFAFALSDTSASEIGVRMGGNHYKILNGKKTAAGVSGAITFSGSLAGMIFAFIPAALAYLPLFDFSLTQCLIIGAAGVIGNLTDSLIGDLFQAKYTNPDGTIRESAKDKNENPTRGFSRINNSTTNLLASVIACLFGLLMAGLI; this comes from the coding sequence GGAATTGTTCATCCCGTATTTGCGAGAAAGATACTTCACATTGGGGCAATATCAGTCTCGGCTTTTTCGGTTTATTTTCTTGAAATCGAACAGCTACTGCTGATCATCGGTTTAGCTATCCCTCTTTTGGCAGCAGCCGTTTTTCTGGGTTTTTTCAGAGATGACGAGACCGGGCGCAGGAGTTACGGTATCCTTTATTTCGCCATTTCCTTTTTTGCACTGACCTATTTCTTTGGGGCTGACCAGCCTCATTTGGTGTACTTTCCTCTGATGGTCTTAGCATGGTCAGACGGGCTTGCCACGGTAGTCGGCTATGGCTTTGGCAAGCGTAAACTGGATTTTTCGCCGGAAGGCAAAACGCTGGAAGGAGCCTTGACTTTTGCCGTTGTGACTTTCGTTGTCTTGGTATTTGGGAGTCGCTTATTGCCCGAGTTCATTCCATCCATCGAGTGGAAACAAGCATTTTTTATGGCCGTATTTCTCGCCATTCTGGAGTCGTTGTCGCTAAGGAGTTTTGACAATCTATGGGTTCCTGCGGCCTGTGCTTACTGGATTCTAATTCTCCCTGTAGGTGATTCAATCTACTATTCTTTAGTCATCCCTGTTTTGGCATTTTTTGCCTTTCGGCGAAAATGGTTGACCTGTGGTGGGGCATTTGCGGCAGCCATTCTGGGTTGGGTTTTTGTGGTCAATTCCCAACCTAAAATCATCGTATTTCCAGCCGCGTTTTTCTTGATTGGAAGTCTGCTTTCAAAGCTTCCGGGATATAAGGATGAAGGCTCTGTGAGAGATGCCGATCAAGTCTTTGCCAATGGATTGATTCCTGCCGTGTGCTTCATGGTGTACTTTATTTGGGCCGATTCCGTTTTCTTAATTGCAGGTGTTTCAGGGTTTGCTTTTGCCTTGAGTGATACCTCTGCTTCTGAAATCGGTGTGCGAATGGGAGGAAACCATTACAAAATTCTGAATGGAAAGAAAACTGCGGCAGGTGTTAGCGGCGCTATCACCTTTTCCGGCTCTCTTGCGGGAATGATCTTTGCTTTTATTCCTGCTGCGCTTGCCTATTTGCCACTGTTCGATTTTAGCTTGACGCAATGCTTGATTATAGGTGCTGCTGGGGTTATTGGGAATTTGACCGACAGCCTCATCGGAGACCTCTTCCAAGCAAAATACACGAATCCGGATGGTACCATTCGCGAAAGCGCTAAAGACAAAAACGAAAATCCAACCCGTGGCTTCTCACGGATAAACAACAGCACAACCAACCTTCTCGCTTCAGTGATTGCTTGTCTCTTTGGTCTTTTAATGGCTGGCTTAATTTGA